Proteins encoded within one genomic window of Arachis ipaensis cultivar K30076 chromosome B08, Araip1.1, whole genome shotgun sequence:
- the LOC107613850 gene encoding uncharacterized protein LOC107613850, translated as MKGIHLSPPPTQTTNTIQLQTFPTTTTNPNQVQFLPFQTKHNNKKKKPKTPILCLSSTNPSKIHPQPPLVVVGSANADIYVEIDRLPKEGETLPAKTGQTLAGGKGANQAACGGKLSYPTYFVGQVGQDSYGKLVTEALRSGGVCLDHVTTISGGTPTGHAVVMLQSDGQNSIIVVGGANMSCWPEILPQHDLDVVRNAGIVLLQREIPDAVNIQVAKAARSAGVPVIFDAGGMDSPIPQELLNYVDILSPNETELGRLTGMATESFEDIAQAAAKCHKWGVKQVLVKLGEKGSALFIEGEEPIQQPAIFAKKVLDTTGAGDTFTAAFAVALVEGKSKKECLKFAAAAASLCVQVKGAIPSMPDRKSVLELLNYH; from the exons ATGAAGGGAATACACCTTTCACCACCACCAACACAAACCACGAACACAATCCAATTGCAAACCTTTCCCACCACTACCACCAACCCCAACCAAGTTCAATTCCTCCCATTCCAAACAAAGCATAACAACAAGAAGAAAAAACCCAAGACACCAATCCTATGTCTCTCTTCGACAAACCCATCCAAAATCCACCCACAACCGCCGCTCGTGGTGGTCGGTTCCGCGAATGCCGACATCTACGTGGAGATCGACAGGCTCCCAAAGGAAGGCGAAACACTGCCAGCTAAGACTGGGCAGACCCTCGCGGGCGGGAAGGGCGCAAACCAGGCAGCTTGCGGAGGGAAGCTGTCCTACCCGACGTACTTCGTCGGGCAGGTCGGGCAGGACTCGTATGGGAAGCTTGTGACCGAGGCGCTGAGGAGTGGTGGAGTGTGTCTTGATCACGTGACGACGATTAGTGGTGGAACCCCAACTGGGCATGCTGTTGTGATGCTGCAGTCTGATGGGCAGAACTCCATAATTGTTGTTGGTGGTGCGAATATGAGCTGCTGGCCTGAGATTCTTCCTCAGCATGATCTTGATGTTGTTAGGAACGCTGGCATTGTCTTGCTCCAGAGGGAAATCCCTGATGCTGTCAACATTCAGGTCGCAAAG GCTGCAAGGAGTGCTGGTGTCCCAGTAATTTTTGACGCTGGGGGCATGGATTCTCCAATTCCACAAGAATTACTGAACTATGTTGATATTCTGAGCCCTAATGAAACTGAACTTGGTCGCCTTACAGGAATGGCAACTGAAAGCTTTGAAGATATTGCACAGGCTGCAGCTAAATGCCATAAATGG GGAGTTAAGCAAGTCCTTGTGAAACTCGGGGAGAAAGGATCAGCACTTtttattgaaggagaagaaccaaTTCAGCAACCTGCCATATTTGCTAAGAAGGTTCTTGATACCACTGGGGCTGGTGATACTTTTACAGCTGCTTTTGCTGTTGCATTAGTTGAGGGCAAATCCAAAAAGGAATGCCTCAAATTTGCCG CTGCCGCGGCTTCTCTTTGTGTTCAAGTGAAGGGGGCCATTCCCAGCATGCCTGATAGGAAATCTGTTCTGGAACTTCTTAACTATCATTGA